A region of Methyloversatilis discipulorum DNA encodes the following proteins:
- a CDS encoding polyprenyl synthetase family protein yields the protein MTEAVPSFADWVAAVQTRTEAALDRFLPAAAVAPSRLHDAMRYAVLGGGKRVRPLLCHAAGALSGASSAALDAAACAVELIHAYSLVHDDMPCMDDDVLRRGKPTVHVQYDDATALLVGDSLQSLAFLLLSEHCDVAAETRVRMVSQLAIASGSRGMAGGQAIDLASVGIALGVAELEFMHIHKTGALIRCAVRLGAACGQLDVDAQARLDHYAGTVGLLFQVVDDVLDCEASTEALGKTAGKDAAANKPTYVSTLGLVRARERARELHAEAIDSLSPFGDEARRLRELADFVLTRKH from the coding sequence ATGACTGAGGCCGTACCCTCTTTCGCCGACTGGGTCGCTGCCGTCCAGACGCGTACCGAAGCCGCCCTCGACCGCTTCCTGCCCGCCGCAGCAGTGGCGCCGTCGCGCCTGCATGACGCCATGCGCTACGCAGTGCTTGGCGGCGGCAAGCGCGTGCGTCCGCTGCTCTGTCACGCGGCCGGCGCACTGTCCGGCGCCTCGAGCGCGGCACTCGACGCCGCCGCCTGCGCGGTCGAGCTGATACACGCCTATTCGCTGGTACACGACGACATGCCCTGCATGGACGACGACGTGTTGCGCCGCGGCAAGCCCACCGTGCACGTGCAGTACGACGACGCCACCGCACTGCTGGTCGGTGACAGCCTGCAGTCACTCGCCTTCCTGCTGCTGTCGGAGCACTGCGACGTTGCGGCTGAAACCCGGGTCCGGATGGTCAGCCAGCTCGCTATCGCCTCGGGCTCGCGCGGCATGGCCGGCGGTCAGGCCATCGACCTGGCGTCGGTCGGCATCGCGCTCGGCGTGGCAGAACTCGAATTCATGCACATCCACAAGACCGGCGCCCTGATCCGCTGTGCGGTGCGCCTCGGTGCCGCCTGCGGACAATTGGACGTAGACGCGCAGGCGCGACTGGACCACTATGCAGGTACCGTCGGCCTTCTTTTCCAGGTGGTCGACGACGTGCTCGACTGCGAGGCCAGTACCGAGGCACTCGGCAAGACGGCCGGCAAGGACGCCGCCGCGAACAAGCCGACCTACGTCAGCACGCTGGGACTTGTGCGCGCGCGTGAGCGCGCTCGCGAGCTGCACGCCGAAGCGATCGACAGCCTCTCACCCTTCGGGGACGAGGCGCGTCGCCTGCGCGAACTGGCGGATTTCGTGCTGACGAGGAAACACTGA
- the dxs gene encoding 1-deoxy-D-xylulose-5-phosphate synthase: MDRSLHTMSAYPLLETIDSPADVRKLDSRRLSQLATELRAFLVESVSRTGGHLSSNLGTVELTVALHRVYNTPDDRIVWDVGHQTYAHKILTGRREGMATLRQYKGVSGFPRRCESTYDTFGTAHSSTSISAALGMAIAARALGQKRHSIAVIGDGAMTAGMAFEALNNAGVEDADLLVILNDNDMSISPPVGALNKYLTRLLSGHTYNAARRAGAKVLEIAPSLREFAKRAEEHVKGMITPGTLFEEFGFHYYGPIDGHDLDALIPTLENLRELPGPKFLHVITKKGYGYKLAEADPILYHGVGKFDHHAGIQTGKGGGKLTYTQVFGDWLCDMAARCDKLMAITPAMREGSGMVRYAAEYPQRYFDVGIAEQHALTFAAGLACEGIKPVVAIYSTFLQRAYDQLIHDICLQNLPVMMALDRAGLVGADGATHHGAFDLSYLLCLPNLVVMTPSDENECRQMLYTAYMHKGPTAVRYPRGSGPGVVPRDTMTALPIGRGELRRSGQGETALLAFGAMLTPALAVADEFDASVANMRFAKPLDEALVIQLAQKHRLIVTLEENALIGGAGAEVERVIHNAGLSCRVLRIGLPDRFVDHGDPALLYAEVGLDTAGVRTQVAAALNALTH, from the coding sequence ATGGACAGATCCCTGCACACGATGAGCGCCTACCCGCTGCTGGAAACGATCGACTCGCCGGCCGATGTCCGCAAACTCGACAGCCGACGGCTTTCTCAGCTCGCCACGGAACTGCGCGCCTTTCTGGTCGAATCGGTGTCGCGCACCGGTGGTCACCTGTCGTCCAATCTCGGCACGGTGGAGCTGACGGTGGCGCTGCACCGCGTCTACAACACTCCTGACGACCGCATCGTCTGGGACGTCGGTCATCAGACCTACGCGCACAAGATACTCACGGGTCGCCGGGAAGGCATGGCGACGCTGCGTCAGTACAAGGGCGTGAGCGGATTTCCGCGCCGCTGCGAAAGCACCTACGACACCTTCGGCACGGCGCATTCGTCGACCTCAATCTCGGCCGCACTGGGCATGGCCATAGCCGCCCGCGCCCTGGGGCAGAAGCGGCACAGTATCGCCGTGATCGGTGACGGCGCGATGACGGCCGGCATGGCCTTCGAGGCACTGAACAACGCGGGTGTCGAGGACGCCGACCTGCTGGTCATCCTCAACGACAACGACATGTCGATTTCGCCGCCGGTCGGCGCGCTGAACAAGTATCTGACCCGCCTGCTGTCCGGTCACACCTACAACGCCGCCCGCCGGGCCGGCGCCAAGGTTCTGGAAATCGCACCCTCGCTGCGCGAATTCGCCAAGCGGGCGGAAGAGCACGTGAAGGGCATGATCACGCCGGGCACGCTGTTCGAGGAATTCGGTTTCCATTACTACGGCCCGATCGACGGCCACGACCTCGACGCGCTGATCCCGACGCTGGAGAACCTGCGCGAACTGCCGGGCCCGAAATTCCTGCACGTGATCACGAAGAAGGGATACGGCTACAAGCTGGCCGAGGCCGACCCCATCCTCTATCACGGCGTCGGCAAGTTCGATCACCATGCCGGCATCCAGACCGGCAAGGGCGGTGGCAAGCTGACCTACACCCAGGTGTTCGGCGACTGGCTGTGCGACATGGCTGCCCGCTGCGACAAGCTGATGGCGATCACGCCGGCGATGCGCGAAGGCTCGGGCATGGTGCGCTACGCCGCAGAGTACCCGCAGCGCTATTTCGACGTGGGCATCGCCGAGCAGCACGCGCTCACCTTTGCCGCCGGACTTGCCTGCGAAGGCATCAAGCCGGTGGTCGCGATCTACTCGACCTTCCTGCAGCGCGCCTACGACCAGCTCATCCACGATATCTGCCTGCAGAACCTGCCGGTCATGATGGCGCTGGACCGTGCCGGTCTGGTCGGTGCCGACGGCGCCACCCACCACGGCGCCTTCGACCTGTCCTATCTGCTCTGCCTGCCCAACCTCGTCGTGATGACGCCGAGCGACGAGAACGAATGTCGTCAGATGCTCTACACCGCGTACATGCACAAGGGGCCCACTGCGGTGCGTTACCCGCGTGGCAGCGGCCCCGGCGTTGTACCGCGGGACACGATGACGGCGTTGCCGATCGGTCGCGGCGAACTTCGGCGCTCCGGTCAGGGTGAGACCGCCCTGCTCGCCTTCGGCGCCATGCTGACGCCGGCGCTTGCGGTTGCAGACGAGTTCGATGCCAGCGTGGCCAATATGCGCTTTGCCAAGCCACTGGACGAAGCCCTGGTGATCCAGCTCGCTCAGAAGCACCGGCTCATCGTGACGCTGGAGGAAAACGCGCTCATCGGTGGTGCTGGCGCGGAGGTCGAGCGGGTGATTCACAACGCGGGCCTGTCCTGTCGCGTGCTGCGCATCGGCTTGCCCGATCGCTTCGTCGATCACGGGGATCCGGCACTGCTCTATGCCGAAGTCGGGCTCGACACCGCCGGGGTACGCACCCAGGTGGCCGCGGCGCTGAACGCGCTGACGCACTGA
- the folE2 gene encoding GTP cyclohydrolase FolE2, with product MNARDPHAIPDVQNTLDPRELPIEKVGIRGIRHPISVRGRDGWVQGTVAECGLFVSLPAHLKGTHMSRFVELLNGLDTPLAPPAFETLVRNMLDRLEADSGEISLRFPYFRRKSAPVSGVQSVLDYEVGFTARVGSNGGYTFTLRVLVPVTSLCPCSKRISQYGAHNQRSHVTIDAVIEGNLMVEDLIDIVEQEASCDLYGLLKRPDEKYVTERAYENPKFVEDMVRDIAARLNTEERVRAYTLEVENFESIHNHSAWAQVSADKRQTRTQ from the coding sequence ATGAATGCTCGCGATCCGCACGCCATTCCCGACGTCCAGAACACGCTGGACCCGCGCGAACTGCCGATCGAGAAAGTCGGCATCCGCGGCATCCGTCACCCGATCAGCGTGCGTGGCCGCGATGGCTGGGTACAGGGCACCGTGGCCGAATGCGGCTTGTTCGTCAGCCTGCCTGCCCATCTGAAAGGCACGCACATGTCGCGCTTCGTCGAGTTGCTGAACGGTCTGGACACCCCGCTCGCTCCACCGGCCTTTGAGACACTGGTCCGTAACATGCTCGATCGTCTGGAAGCCGACAGCGGCGAAATATCGCTGCGCTTCCCCTATTTCCGCCGGAAATCGGCACCGGTGTCGGGCGTACAGAGCGTGCTCGACTACGAGGTCGGTTTCACCGCGCGTGTCGGCTCTAACGGTGGCTATACCTTCACGCTGCGCGTGCTGGTGCCGGTTACCAGCCTGTGTCCCTGCTCGAAGAGAATTTCGCAGTACGGGGCGCACAACCAACGCTCACACGTGACGATAGACGCCGTCATCGAAGGCAATCTGATGGTCGAGGACCTGATCGACATCGTCGAACAGGAGGCCTCCTGTGATCTGTACGGCCTGCTCAAACGCCCGGACGAGAAGTACGTGACGGAACGCGCCTACGAAAATCCGAAATTCGTCGAAGACATGGTGCGCGACATCGCCGCCCGGCTGAACACCGAGGAAAGGGTGCGCGCCTACACGCTGGAGGTGGAGAACTTCGAGTCCATCCACAATCACTCCGCCTGGGCACAAGTAAGCGCCGACAAGCGCCAGACGCGCACGCAATAA
- the rplS gene encoding 50S ribosomal protein L19, with protein MNLIQQLEQEEIARLGKNIPDFAPGDTVIVNVNVVEGDRKRVQAYEGVVIAKRNRGLNSNFIVRKISSGEGVERTFQTYSPLIASIEVKRRGDVRRAKLYYLRERSGKSARIKEKLAKRSAPKSAA; from the coding sequence ATGAATCTGATCCAGCAACTCGAACAGGAAGAAATCGCCCGTCTGGGCAAGAACATCCCCGACTTCGCGCCAGGCGACACCGTCATCGTCAATGTGAACGTGGTCGAAGGCGACCGCAAGCGTGTCCAGGCCTACGAAGGCGTCGTGATCGCCAAGCGTAACCGTGGTCTGAACTCGAACTTCATCGTCCGCAAGATTTCCAGCGGCGAAGGTGTCGAGCGTACCTTCCAGACCTATTCGCCGCTGATCGCGTCGATCGAAGTGAAGCGCCGTGGCGATGTCCGTCGCGCCAAGCTGTACTACCTGCGTGAGCGCTCGGGCAAGTCGGCGCGCATCAAGGAAAAGCTGGCCAAGCGCAGCGCGCCGAAGAGCGCAGCCTGA
- the trmD gene encoding tRNA (guanosine(37)-N1)-methyltransferase TrmD, which produces MGRAVVSGAQAGKPVTFEVISLFPEMFSAIERSGITRRAMERSLWQVRHTNPRDFATDAHRTVDDRPYGGGPGMVMLAEPLAQAIASCKARHPASAKVIHFSPAGERLTHRRVMDLAAEPALILLCGRYEGMDQRLIDRDVDLELSLGDFVLSGGELPAMALMDAIIRQLPGALNDAASAVEDSFVGGLLDCPHYTRPEVWDGRPVPEVLLSGDHARIRRWRAEQALELTRRRRPDLLAQEEK; this is translated from the coding sequence ATGGGACGCGCAGTGGTAAGTGGTGCGCAAGCGGGGAAGCCGGTCACCTTCGAGGTGATTTCGCTGTTCCCGGAAATGTTTTCAGCCATCGAACGCAGCGGCATCACGCGGCGGGCGATGGAAAGATCGTTGTGGCAGGTCCGGCATACCAATCCGCGCGATTTCGCGACGGACGCGCACCGTACCGTTGACGACCGACCTTACGGCGGTGGTCCGGGCATGGTGATGCTGGCCGAACCGTTGGCCCAGGCGATCGCAAGTTGCAAGGCGCGTCATCCGGCATCGGCCAAGGTCATCCATTTCTCGCCGGCCGGTGAGCGTCTGACGCACCGGCGGGTGATGGATCTGGCAGCGGAGCCGGCGTTGATACTGCTCTGCGGTCGGTACGAGGGCATGGATCAGCGGCTGATCGACCGCGATGTCGATCTGGAGCTGTCTTTGGGTGACTTCGTACTGTCCGGTGGCGAGCTGCCGGCGATGGCGCTGATGGATGCGATCATTCGTCAGTTGCCGGGCGCGCTGAACGATGCAGCGTCCGCGGTCGAGGATTCCTTTGTCGGCGGGCTGCTCGATTGCCCGCACTACACCCGTCCCGAAGTCTGGGACGGCAGGCCGGTGCCCGAGGTGTTGCTGTCCGGCGATCACGCGCGGATACGTCGCTGGCGCGCCGAGCAAGCGCTGGAACTGACGCGCAGGCGTCGTCCAGATCTGCTGGCGCAGGAAGAGAAGTAG
- the rimM gene encoding ribosome maturation factor RimM (Essential for efficient processing of 16S rRNA), with translation MVVLGRIAAPFGVQGWLHLQAFGDDPQSWKVIERWLVSADADAARESWRELKLDGFKLQAKGPIVRFEGCNDRTAAEKLVGLYVAAQRHDLPDTEDDEYYWGDLIGLDVVNQSGVRLGRVDRLLETGANDVLVVVDDAAGAGKTVERLIPFVSAVVKDVDREAAVVRVEWDAQW, from the coding sequence ATGGTCGTACTGGGGCGCATTGCCGCTCCGTTCGGCGTGCAGGGCTGGTTGCATCTGCAGGCCTTTGGCGACGATCCGCAGTCCTGGAAGGTGATCGAGCGTTGGCTGGTCAGCGCCGATGCGGATGCTGCGCGTGAAAGCTGGCGAGAGCTCAAGCTCGATGGCTTCAAGCTGCAGGCCAAGGGGCCTATCGTCCGCTTCGAGGGCTGCAACGACCGGACCGCGGCGGAAAAGCTGGTCGGCCTGTACGTTGCCGCTCAGCGCCACGATCTGCCGGATACGGAAGATGACGAGTACTACTGGGGCGATCTGATCGGCCTCGACGTCGTCAATCAGTCAGGCGTGCGGCTCGGCCGCGTAGACCGGCTGCTGGAAACCGGTGCGAACGACGTGCTGGTCGTGGTCGATGACGCAGCCGGGGCAGGCAAGACCGTAGAGCGCCTCATTCCCTTCGTTTCGGCGGTGGTAAAGGACGTGGACCGTGAAGCAGCGGTCGTGCGTGTCGAATGGGACGCGCAGTGGTAA
- the rpsP gene encoding 30S ribosomal protein S16, with translation MVVIRLARGGAKKRPFFNIIATDSRNRRDGRFIERVGYYNPVAPEGTTSLSVNAERLAYWQSVGAQLSPTVARLVKQQAA, from the coding sequence ATGGTCGTTATTCGCCTCGCGCGTGGGGGTGCCAAGAAGCGCCCGTTCTTCAACATCATCGCCACCGACTCGCGCAATCGTCGCGATGGTCGTTTCATCGAGCGCGTGGGTTACTACAACCCGGTCGCTCCTGAAGGCACCACCAGCCTGTCGGTCAATGCCGAACGTCTGGCCTACTGGCAGAGCGTCGGCGCCCAGCTGAGCCCGACGGTTGCCCGTCTGGTCAAGCAGCAGGCGGCCTGA
- a CDS encoding hybrid sensor histidine kinase/response regulator, with protein MKRWGIRQRVLLVALAPVVVFGIAAGIWMVLHRLAELENGLVERGRATARQVAATADYGVFSGNTESLVSLIEAARRERDVSGIMVSSRDGDLVVSGGELSPEAYLPGRRPAGLALIELEHSLMFVEPILRSAVLDDPDVFDGLSEMPADRQPVGWVLVEVSRQRVEAMKGDFIVTTAIVVAAALLAASAFAMRISQTVTGPVREVSRAVRRIGEGDLSARVSVFGGGSLRVLAEGVNGMAERLLRARDELEARIADATRQLRSRTDEAERANHAKSRFLAAASHDLRQPMHALGLFVAELAERLRGSEHRTLIRQIEESVGAMEDLLDALLDMSKLDAGGVTVRRSEFPLQPMLARIVEDFAADALQRGLRLKLRATDLWVESDPLLLERIMINLLSNAVRYTQRGGVLVVVRRRGASAVIEVRDSGPGIPPEAHDMIFEEFYQLQNPARARGQGLGLGLAIVRRLTGLLGHDVAIRSRAGRGSVFSIEVPVVAGPVGRHQTGEPEPLQMPLSVFVVVIDDDPGSRTSIAGLLASWGCEVLCSANLSEARDMMRQRDKVPSLILCDFRLAAVASGIDVLDALLAEQSGDIAAALVTGDTDPQVRRMAAARGYPVLHKPVRPARLRALVQQVVLRQQNPVG; from the coding sequence ATGAAACGCTGGGGCATTCGGCAACGCGTGCTGCTGGTCGCGCTGGCGCCGGTCGTCGTGTTCGGCATCGCGGCCGGCATCTGGATGGTGCTGCACCGGTTGGCCGAACTTGAGAACGGCCTGGTCGAGCGCGGCCGCGCGACTGCGCGGCAAGTGGCGGCCACTGCCGACTACGGGGTGTTTTCCGGCAATACCGAGTCGCTGGTGTCGCTGATCGAAGCGGCGCGTCGCGAGCGCGACGTAAGCGGCATCATGGTTTCGAGTCGTGATGGCGACCTCGTGGTGTCTGGCGGCGAACTCAGTCCGGAAGCCTACTTGCCGGGCAGGCGCCCGGCGGGGCTTGCGCTGATCGAGCTCGAACATTCGTTGATGTTCGTCGAGCCGATACTGCGCAGTGCGGTACTCGACGATCCGGACGTGTTCGACGGTCTGAGCGAGATGCCGGCCGATCGGCAACCGGTGGGCTGGGTGCTGGTCGAGGTGTCGCGCCAGCGGGTCGAGGCGATGAAGGGTGATTTCATCGTCACGACGGCCATCGTCGTGGCCGCTGCACTTTTGGCGGCGAGCGCGTTCGCGATGCGCATCAGCCAGACGGTGACCGGGCCGGTGCGCGAAGTGTCGCGCGCGGTACGCCGCATCGGCGAGGGAGATCTTTCTGCGCGGGTGTCGGTATTTGGCGGGGGGTCGCTGCGCGTGCTGGCCGAGGGCGTGAACGGCATGGCTGAGCGCCTGCTGCGCGCACGCGACGAACTCGAGGCAAGGATTGCGGATGCCACCCGCCAGCTGCGCAGCCGCACCGACGAGGCGGAGCGTGCCAATCATGCGAAGTCGCGTTTCCTCGCCGCCGCCAGCCATGACCTGCGGCAGCCCATGCACGCGCTGGGACTGTTCGTGGCCGAACTGGCCGAGCGCCTGCGCGGATCGGAACACCGCACGCTGATCCGGCAGATTGAGGAATCGGTCGGCGCCATGGAAGATCTGCTCGACGCACTGCTCGACATGTCCAAGCTCGACGCCGGCGGCGTGACGGTGCGCCGGTCGGAATTTCCGCTGCAGCCAATGCTTGCCCGCATCGTCGAGGACTTTGCCGCCGATGCGCTGCAACGCGGCTTGCGGCTGAAGCTCCGGGCAACCGATCTGTGGGTCGAGTCGGACCCCTTGTTGCTTGAACGCATCATGATCAACCTGCTGTCGAACGCGGTGCGCTACACGCAGCGCGGCGGCGTACTGGTGGTCGTGCGGCGGCGCGGCGCCAGTGCGGTGATCGAGGTGCGCGACTCGGGGCCGGGTATACCGCCCGAGGCGCACGACATGATTTTCGAGGAGTTCTATCAGCTGCAGAACCCGGCGCGGGCGCGCGGCCAGGGCCTCGGCCTGGGTCTTGCCATTGTGCGCCGTCTGACCGGTCTGCTCGGGCATGACGTGGCGATCCGCTCGCGCGCGGGGCGCGGCTCGGTGTTCTCGATCGAAGTGCCGGTCGTCGCCGGGCCGGTGGGGCGTCATCAGACGGGCGAGCCGGAGCCGCTGCAGATGCCCCTGTCGGTATTTGTCGTGGTGATCGATGACGATCCGGGGTCGCGCACCAGCATTGCCGGCCTGCTGGCGTCCTGGGGGTGCGAAGTGCTCTGCTCGGCCAACCTCTCGGAGGCGCGCGACATGATGAGACAGCGCGACAAGGTGCCGTCGCTCATCCTGTGCGACTTCCGCCTGGCGGCCGTGGCCAGCGGTATCGACGTGCTCGACGCGCTGCTGGCCGAACAGAGCGGCGACATCGCGGCCGCGCTGGTGACCGGCGACACTGATCCGCAGGTTCGTCGCATGGCCGCCGCGCGTGGCTATCCGGTGCTGCACAAGCCGGTGCGTCCGGCACGCCTGCGTGCGCTGGTGCAGCAGGTCGTGCTCAGGCAGCAGAACCCGGTCGGCTGA
- a CDS encoding ABC transporter substrate-binding protein yields MRVISPSDDDAPDALAAYSLRLPFPSGPARARVLASIHSFSAMTRVGRIGLAVRMLLIFCSLLLCGLAQAASVLVLLSEPGGAYGEFAEALKNERSARGGFSLAVTTRSDFNAAALTSHDAVIAVGAGALRTVVQADVPTPVLSVLVPQSAFESMLTTGNTRRWSAIHIDQPFIRQVDLIRIALPEARRIGVLFDAADPERLQPLKNAVAGTSMQISSGSFTGESSLFAALSQVLDNADVFLALPDPQVHNAGTIRNLLLTSFRARVPVVGFSAAYARAGAVMSLYSTPEQIARQTADAIAFWMRERTWPTPRHPRHFTVSVNAHVARSLGLRIEDGDALRDKLVRQERLP; encoded by the coding sequence GTGCGCGTCATCAGCCCTTCGGATGATGATGCGCCGGACGCCCTTGCTGCATACTCGTTGCGTCTTCCCTTCCCATCGGGCCCTGCCCGCGCGCGAGTGCTGGCGTCAATACACTCGTTCTCCGCAATGACACGCGTCGGCCGCATCGGCCTCGCCGTGCGCATGCTCTTGATCTTCTGTTCACTGCTGCTGTGCGGGCTGGCGCAGGCGGCGTCCGTGCTCGTGCTGTTGAGCGAGCCGGGCGGCGCCTATGGCGAGTTCGCCGAGGCGCTGAAGAACGAGCGCAGTGCCCGCGGTGGTTTCTCCTTGGCGGTGACGACGCGGAGCGATTTCAATGCTGCCGCCCTGACCTCTCACGACGCCGTGATCGCGGTCGGTGCCGGAGCCTTGCGCACTGTGGTGCAGGCGGACGTGCCGACGCCGGTGCTCAGCGTGCTGGTGCCGCAGAGCGCATTCGAGTCGATGCTGACCACGGGCAACACGCGCCGCTGGTCGGCCATACACATCGATCAGCCCTTCATCCGCCAGGTCGACCTGATACGCATCGCGCTGCCCGAGGCCCGACGGATCGGCGTGCTCTTCGATGCCGCCGACCCGGAGCGCCTGCAGCCCTTGAAGAATGCAGTTGCGGGCACCTCGATGCAGATATCGAGCGGCAGTTTCACCGGCGAGTCGTCGCTGTTCGCTGCGTTGTCGCAGGTACTCGACAACGCCGACGTCTTCCTGGCGCTGCCCGATCCGCAGGTGCACAACGCGGGAACCATACGCAATCTTCTGCTCACTTCGTTTCGTGCGCGCGTGCCGGTCGTCGGCTTCTCGGCGGCGTACGCGCGTGCTGGCGCCGTCATGTCCCTGTACTCGACGCCGGAGCAGATCGCCCGCCAGACGGCGGACGCGATCGCTTTCTGGATGCGCGAGCGCACCTGGCCGACGCCGCGCCATCCTCGACATTTCACCGTGTCGGTCAACGCGCACGTCGCGCGCTCACTCGGGCTGCGCATCGAGGATGGCGATGCATTGCGCGACAAATTGGTCCGCCAGGAGCGTCTGCCATGA